The Microbacterium forte sequence GGCGATGGCGATCAGGGTCGCCTTGACAGGGGTCTTCATGGGGTTCTCCAACGGTTCGGATCAGGCAGGGTGATGAGGCCGCGACGAGAGTGCGGCCGGGGGTCGCCGACGAACGGCGTGCCTGATTCAGGTGCGGGAGAGCGACAGCTGCGTGAGGGTGAGCGCGGGGATGCACCGCTGCGGGCCCGCGCGAGGCGGAGCAGACGCACGCACGGGGATGCCGGTGCGGATGAGACCGCCGCGTCTGCCGAACCGGAGGAGGAGCAGCACGAGCACGAAGCAGCACAGCGCGGCGACGACGACGATCCCGGCATCGGACGGGGCCGCATCCATCGCGGTGCCGCCACCGTCATGGTGGCCCGAGAGCGACGCGGCGCTCGCACCCGGCGCGAGGCACAGCGTCGCGTGCGCATCTGCTTTGCCATGCGACGTAGACCACGCGCCGATCACGAGCAGCAGGGCGAGGCCGAGCGCGAGAGCGACCCGGAGGATCAGCATCCGCTCGACGCCCTGGTGTCGCAGTCGCGTCGACGGGGCATGCATGGTGCGCGCAGTCTAACAATCGGGCATCGGCGACCGCTCGACGGCACCCCCACAGGTCCACGTCTCGCAGACCCGCCTACACTGGAGGGGTGGCGAGACTGTTGATCGTGGGCGGCTTCCTGGCCGCCATCTTCTGGGTGTTCAGCATCGTCGACTGCGCAGTGCAGCCGCCGACGCGGCACCGGGGCGTGCCCAAGGCCGCGTGGATCGCGATCGTCGTCTTCATCCCGGTCATCGGCGGGATCCTCTGGTTCACGCTCGGCCGCCGCCGCGCCAACGACAACGGCGGGGCGATCCGCATCATCGCCCCCGACGACGACCCCCAGTTCCTCCGCAGCATCAGCAAGAGCGAACAGGATGCCCGCATCCGCCGCCTCGAAGAGGAGCTCGCGAAGCTCGAGGACGAGACCGACGACGGCACCGCACCGGACGGCACGGCGCCGGACACGCGTCCGTGACAGCATCGCCGGCGACGGATGCCGCGGCATCCCTGATCGCCGACCTCATCGCCCACGGCGTCCGCGATCTCGTGCTCTCGCCGGGTTCTCGATCTCAGTCGCTCGCGCTCGCCGCAGTGCACGCCGCGAACCAGGGGCACCTGCGCCTGCATGTGCGGATCGATGAGCGCGTCGCAGGGTTCACGGCACTGGGTCTCTCGCGTGAGACCGGAGTTCCCGCCGCAGTGCTCTGCACCTCGGGAACCGCCGCCGCGAATCTCCTCCCGGCGGCGATGGAGGCCTTCCACTCAGGAGTGCCGCTGCTGCTGCTGACGGCCGACCGCCCGCCCGAGCTCCGCGGAGTCGGAGCCAACCAGGCGACGATCCAACCGGGCATGTTCGCCTCCTGGGTGCGCGAGCAGATCGACGCACCTGTTCCCGGTGACGGCGACTGGTCAGGTCTGGCGGTGCGAGCCGTCGGGGCCGCGATGGGGGCCGATGCCGAGCACGGCCTCCCCGGAGTCTCAGGCCCCGTGCACCTGAATCTGCCGTCGCGTGAGCCGCTGTCTGGCGACGTTCCCGCTGTCGACATCGCACCGGGCGAGGCTCCGAGGCCGGTCGCCGCAGAGCCGCTCGTGCTCGAGCGCGGGCCGCGTACGGTCGTGATCGCAGGGGCCGATGCCGGGCCGGATGCCGAAGAGGTCGCGCACGCCGGATCCTGGCCGCTGATCGCCGAGATCGTCAGCGGTGCCCGCTTCGGACGCCAGGTCGTGCACGGCTATCGAGCGCTGCTGAGCGACGACGAGTTGGGCGGCCGCATCGAGCGCGCCGTCGTGCTGGGGCATCCGACTCTCAGCCGCGAGGTGGCCCGTCTGCTGTCGCGTGCCGACGTCGAAGTGATCGCCGTCCGCCGCGGTGGGGAGGCTCTCGACCTCAACGGGCGCACGACGCCTGCGGCGTCCGTCGCGGTCGCCGCCGGCCCTGCCGATCGCGAGTGGCTCGGAGCCTGGCTCACGGCATCCGCCGCTCGCGCCGTCGACCTCAGCGAACGCGCCCCCGACCAGGACGGTCTCACCTCCACCGATCCGTCCGCTCGACGTGATGCCGTGAGGGCCGAGCTGGCTGCCGTGCGCCGCCCGCTCGATCGCGAACTCCTCGCCGACGCCGTCTGGCGGGCGACCTGGCCGCACGACCGGCTCGTCTTCGGCTCGTCGCGCCTCGTCAGGGTGGCCGACTCGGTGCTCGGCGGCAAGAAGGTCCCGGTGCACGCCAACCGCGGACTCGCCGGGATCGACGGCACGATCGCGACTGCCACAGGCATCGCTCTCGCGAGTCAGGCCGGGGGAGCCCCGGGGGTCACCCGCGTGCTGCTCGGCGACCTCGCCTTCCTGCACGACGTCGGAGCGCTGCTGCTGCCACCCGATGAGCACGAACCGCGCATTCAGGTCATCGTGGGCAACGACGGCGGCGGCACGATCTTCGACGGCCTGGAGGTCGCGGGCACAGCGCCTCGCGCCGACCTCGACAGAGCGTTCTACACCCCGCACACGGTGCGTCTCGAGCAGCTGGCCCTCGCTTACGGGTGGGAGTATCAGCGCGTCACGACCCGCACGGCGCTCGATCAGGCTCTCACCGCTCCGGCCGGTGGCCGTCAGCTGATCGAAGTGCCGCTCACGCGCTGATCCGGTTCGGCGTGGCGTGCATCCGCAGTGGCAGGATGAACGCATGACAGCGCACGAGTGGGCCAAGACCCTCCAGGTCGGCGACGGATTCCGTCTCTCCGACGTCGATCCGCAGAGCACTCCGGGATACAGCGGCGCGAAGGCCGACGGCAAGCGCGATCTCGCGTCCGGTCTCGACGAGCTCAAT is a genomic window containing:
- a CDS encoding PLD nuclease N-terminal domain-containing protein, which translates into the protein MARLLIVGGFLAAIFWVFSIVDCAVQPPTRHRGVPKAAWIAIVVFIPVIGGILWFTLGRRRANDNGGAIRIIAPDDDPQFLRSISKSEQDARIRRLEEELAKLEDETDDGTAPDGTAPDTRP
- the menD gene encoding 2-succinyl-5-enolpyruvyl-6-hydroxy-3-cyclohexene-1-carboxylic-acid synthase; amino-acid sequence: MTASPATDAAASLIADLIAHGVRDLVLSPGSRSQSLALAAVHAANQGHLRLHVRIDERVAGFTALGLSRETGVPAAVLCTSGTAAANLLPAAMEAFHSGVPLLLLTADRPPELRGVGANQATIQPGMFASWVREQIDAPVPGDGDWSGLAVRAVGAAMGADAEHGLPGVSGPVHLNLPSREPLSGDVPAVDIAPGEAPRPVAAEPLVLERGPRTVVIAGADAGPDAEEVAHAGSWPLIAEIVSGARFGRQVVHGYRALLSDDELGGRIERAVVLGHPTLSREVARLLSRADVEVIAVRRGGEALDLNGRTTPAASVAVAAGPADREWLGAWLTASAARAVDLSERAPDQDGLTSTDPSARRDAVRAELAAVRRPLDRELLADAVWRATWPHDRLVFGSSRLVRVADSVLGGKKVPVHANRGLAGIDGTIATATGIALASQAGGAPGVTRVLLGDLAFLHDVGALLLPPDEHEPRIQVIVGNDGGGTIFDGLEVAGTAPRADLDRAFYTPHTVRLEQLALAYGWEYQRVTTRTALDQALTAPAGGRQLIEVPLTR